Proteins encoded in a region of the Globicephala melas chromosome 1, mGloMel1.2, whole genome shotgun sequence genome:
- the GPX7 gene encoding glutathione peroxidase 7: MVAGLAAAWLLLAAAACAQREQDFYDFKAVNIRGKLVSLEKYRGSVSLVVNVASECGFTDQHYRALQELQRDLGPHHFNVLAFPCNQFGQQEPNSNKEIENFARHTYSVSFPMFSKITVTGTGAHPAFKYLIQTSGKEPTWNFWKYLVAPDGKVIGAWDPTMSVEELRPQITALVRKLILKKREDL, translated from the exons ATGGTGGCGGGACTGGCGGCAGCATGGCTGCTCCTGGCGGCTGCGGCCTGCGCGCAGCGGGAGCAGGACTTCTACGACTTCAAGGCGGTCAACATCCGGGGCAAGTTGGTGTCTCTGGAGAAGTACCGCGGCTCG GTGTCCCTGGTGGTGAACGTGGCTAGCGAGTGTGGCTTCACAGACCAGCACTACCGGGCCCTGCAAGAGCTACAGCGGGACCTGGGACCTCACCACTTCAACGTGCTTGCCTTTCCCTGCAACCAGTTTGGCCAGCAGGAGCCCAACAGCAACAAGGAGATTGAGAACTTTGCCCGCCACACCTACAGTGTCTCTTTCCCCATGTTTAGCAAGATCACAGTCACCGGCACTGGTGCCCACCCTGCCTTCAAGTACCTGATCC AGACTTCTGGAAAGGAGCCCACCTGGAACTTCTGGAAGTACCTAGTGGCCCCAGATGGAAAGGTGATAGGGGCTTGGGACCCAACCATGTCGGTGGAGGAGTTAAGGCCCCAGATTACAGCGCTTGTGAGGAAGCTCATCCTGAAGAAACGAGAAGACTTATAA